Proteins from a genomic interval of Shewanella seohaensis:
- a CDS encoding type II secretion system F family protein, whose product MPVYQYRGRSGQGQAVTGQLDAASEGAAADMLLARGIIPLEVKVAKEAKSFTLAQLFKRKVGLDELQIFTRQMYSLTRSGIPILRAIAGLSETAHSQRMKDALNDISEQLTAGRPLSSAMNQHPDVFDSLFVSMVHVGENTGKLEDAFIQLSGYIEREQETRRRIKAAMRYPIFVLIAIALAMVILNIMVIPKFAEMFARFGADLPWATKVLIGTSNLFVNYWPLMLIILLGTVIGIRYWHHTEKGEKQWDQWKLHIPAVGSIIERSTLSRYCRSFSMMLSAGVPMTQALSLVADAVDNAYMHDKIVGMRRGIESGESMLRVSNQSKLFTPLVLQMVAVGEETGQIDQLLNDAADFYEGEVDYDLKNLTAKLEPILIGIVAAIVLVLALGIYLPMWDMLNVVKGGK is encoded by the coding sequence ATGCCGGTTTATCAATACCGTGGACGCAGTGGACAAGGTCAGGCCGTAACGGGTCAGCTCGATGCTGCCTCCGAGGGGGCGGCGGCCGATATGTTGTTAGCCCGCGGCATTATCCCGTTAGAAGTCAAAGTCGCTAAAGAAGCTAAGTCCTTTACCTTGGCGCAGTTGTTTAAGCGCAAAGTCGGCTTGGATGAATTACAAATTTTTACCCGGCAAATGTACTCGTTAACGCGCTCGGGGATCCCTATCCTGCGCGCCATTGCAGGCTTATCCGAAACCGCCCACTCCCAACGAATGAAAGATGCGCTGAATGATATTTCAGAGCAGTTAACTGCGGGGCGCCCACTGTCATCGGCCATGAACCAACATCCAGATGTGTTTGATTCTCTGTTTGTTTCTATGGTGCATGTGGGGGAAAACACCGGTAAGTTAGAGGACGCTTTTATTCAGCTCTCGGGTTATATCGAGCGTGAGCAGGAAACTCGCCGCCGAATCAAAGCCGCGATGCGTTATCCCATATTTGTATTGATTGCTATCGCGCTGGCGATGGTGATTTTAAATATCATGGTGATCCCGAAATTCGCCGAGATGTTTGCCCGCTTTGGTGCCGACTTGCCTTGGGCGACTAAGGTGTTAATCGGCACATCAAACCTGTTTGTAAACTACTGGCCCCTGATGCTGATAATACTGCTCGGAACCGTTATTGGGATCCGCTACTGGCACCATACGGAAAAAGGCGAGAAACAATGGGACCAGTGGAAGTTACACATTCCCGCCGTAGGTTCGATTATTGAGCGCTCGACCCTCTCCCGTTATTGCCGCAGTTTTTCGATGATGTTGAGCGCGGGTGTGCCGATGACGCAGGCGCTCAGTCTGGTGGCCGATGCGGTGGATAATGCGTATATGCACGACAAAATTGTCGGGATGCGCCGTGGTATTGAGTCTGGCGAATCTATGCTGAGGGTTTCGAACCAGAGTAAATTGTTTACGCCACTGGTGTTGCAAATGGTCGCGGTAGGCGAAGAAACCGGACAAATTGACCAACTATTAAATGATGCCGCCGATTTTTACGAAGGTGAGGTCGACTACGATCTTAAAAATCTCACTGCTAAGTTAGAACCGATTCTGATCGGAATAGTGGCTGCGATTGTATTGGTGCTGGCGCTGGGTATTTATCTACCGATGTGGGACATGCTCAACGTAGTCAAAGGCGGGAAATAA
- a CDS encoding MSHA biogenesis protein MshF, producing the protein MQSQQKAESDLLRVYGRLVSLTLILIILAVIGFKYFATMPQLAARNVELEHTRFLNVLAMVRSQWLSLGKPPQMRLDWEVFSEQSTNNEQTFVMMNAQGWPQPSQLDDQACQRLWQQLMGQEQGDESLIGSYFAKDNSCRYRAQNGDSIGYQLNSGRVIFLTFP; encoded by the coding sequence ATGCAGAGCCAACAGAAGGCCGAAAGCGATCTATTACGTGTGTATGGGCGGCTCGTTAGCCTGACCTTGATCTTGATTATTCTCGCGGTGATTGGATTTAAATATTTTGCGACTATGCCACAACTTGCCGCCCGCAATGTGGAGTTAGAGCATACGCGCTTCTTAAACGTGTTGGCTATGGTGCGTTCTCAATGGTTGTCCCTTGGCAAACCGCCGCAAATGCGACTAGATTGGGAAGTGTTTAGCGAACAAAGCACAAATAACGAACAAACTTTTGTGATGATGAATGCGCAGGGTTGGCCACAACCTAGCCAGTTGGATGACCAAGCGTGTCAGCGATTGTGGCAACAATTAATGGGGCAGGAGCAGGGGGACGAATCCCTTATCGGCTCGTATTTTGCTAAGGATAATAGCTGCCGTTACCGCGCGCAAAATGGGGATAGTATCGGCTATCAGCTCAACTCTGGCAGGGTCATTTTTTTGACGTTTCCGTAA
- a CDS encoding prepilin-type N-terminal cleavage/methylation domain-containing protein: MKTKQDGFSLIELVIVIVILGLLAATAIPRFLNVTDDAEDASVDGVAGGLSTAVSFVRSQWEVDGRQNSSVILDGTSVSLDPRFGYPTGTSGTDATAMTDASCQQVFNTVLQSAPRNVLYSQDARNQRYTVRVIDGAGGSSNAINGTSVSGLDLCVYHQVASLVLNQTTGVPTPAPDLSTAGAKGVVYNPGTGKVLSFTQTPFTP; the protein is encoded by the coding sequence ATGAAGACTAAGCAAGATGGTTTTTCATTGATTGAACTGGTCATAGTGATCGTAATTTTGGGTCTGTTGGCCGCAACCGCGATCCCTCGTTTTTTAAATGTCACCGATGATGCTGAAGATGCCAGTGTGGACGGAGTCGCGGGTGGTTTATCCACCGCAGTGAGTTTTGTGCGTTCACAATGGGAAGTCGATGGTCGCCAAAATAGCAGTGTGATCTTAGACGGTACCTCAGTGTCTCTCGACCCGCGTTTTGGTTATCCAACGGGCACCTCTGGTACCGATGCGACGGCGATGACCGATGCAAGCTGCCAGCAGGTATTTAATACTGTGTTGCAAAGTGCACCGCGTAACGTGCTTTATTCGCAAGATGCGCGCAATCAACGTTATACAGTGCGCGTTATCGATGGTGCGGGCGGAAGCTCAAATGCGATTAATGGCACATCCGTAAGCGGTTTAGATCTATGTGTATATCACCAAGTGGCTTCACTGGTGCTAAACCAAACCACAGGTGTACCGACGCCAGCGCCAGATTTATCGACTGCGGGTGCAAAAGGGGTGGTGTATAACCCAGGTACGGGCAAAGTATTAAGTTTCACTCAAACACCATTTACGCCTTAA